A genomic window from Salvia hispanica cultivar TCC Black 2014 chromosome 5, UniMelb_Shisp_WGS_1.0, whole genome shotgun sequence includes:
- the LOC125188915 gene encoding probable LRR receptor-like serine/threonine-protein kinase RKF3, giving the protein MLRFIYLLLFLLSLSQLLIIQSASFSGHRRSLLQNDTKCPLHFGFLRRLAPDSKRPNLDTHSECQYILQGLRLVLADHLRRTDSFLPPLDSADSCWGVYQSLVGEYVSGFDIRSRCGFETPWIARGCMNITTRQEFEKAVPRPALDEVEAACNQSLLNNSPCASCTVKLARIRASYLQGASIGNVSDCTAYPFIYAAAFSNQFGPTDVGTTKCLFNLDFTSPKSNSKRKKIVISVVVVACVLILVLGFAVFWFVRRRKERLLKQKLKSMRTDTNMSSGLDSISASTTLIRFTFDEIKAATRNFARDHIIGRGGYGNVYKGVLPDGSEVALKRFKNCSAAGDASFTHEVEVIASVRHVNLVALRGYCTATTHLEGHQRIIVCDLMKNGSVHDHLFGLVENKLSWPIRQRIALGTARGLAYLHSGAQPSIIHRDIKASNILLDDKFEPKVADFGLAKFTPEGMTHLSTRVAGTMGYVAPEYALYGQLTERSDVYSFGVVLLELLSGKKALIAVNDGQPTLVTDWAWSLVRKGRALDVVEEDMPELGPPELVEKYVLVAVLCSHPQLYARPTMDQVVKMLDTDVAIPSIPERPISLIANLDDIERSVSSSGSGTLSTPAGYQTYTYEHEEEKEDENQSGR; this is encoded by the coding sequence ATGCTTCGCTTCATTTATTTGTTGCTATTTTTACTCTCACTTTCCCAATTACTAATAATCCAATCGGCGTCCTTCTCGGGACACCGCCGCAGCCTCCTCCAAAACGACACCAAATGCCCTCTCCACTTTGGATTCCTGCGGCGGCTGGCGCCGGACTCCAAACGCCCTAATCTCGACACCCACTCCGAGTGCCAGTACATCCTGCAAGGCCTCCGCCTCGTCCTCGCCGACCACCTCCGCCGCACCGACTCCTTCCTACCCCCGCTCGACTCCGCCGACTCGTGCTGGGGCGTCTACCAGTCGCTCGTCGGGGAGTACGTCTCCGGCTTCGACATCCGCAGCCGCTGCGGCTTCGAGACGCCGTGGATCGCCCGCGGCTGCATGAACATCACCACGCGCCAGGAGTTCGAGAAGGCCGTGCCTCGACCCGCCCTCGACGAGGTCGAAGCCGCCTGCAATCAGTCGCTCCTCAACAATTCCCCCTGCGCCTCCTGCACCGTCAAGCTCGCTAGAATTAGGGCGTCGTATCTGCAGGGAGCGTCGATCGGGAACGTCTCCGATTGCACGGCGTATCCCTTCATCTACGCCGCGGCCTTCTCCAATCAATTCGGCCCCACCGATGTAGGTACGACTAAGTGTTTGTTCAATCTCGATTTCACATCGCCCAAATCGAATAGCAAGAGGAAGAAGATTGTCATTTCTGTTGTAGTGGTTGCTTGCgttttgattttggtcctaGGGTTTGCTGTGTTCTGGTTCGTTCGGCGTAGGAAGGAACGATTATTGAAGCAGAAATTGAAAAGTATGCGAACCGATACTAATATGAGCTCTGGATTAGATTCAATTAGTGCTAGCACAACATTGATTAGGTTCACATTCGACGAAATTAAGGCGGCCACAAGAAATTTCGCTAGGGATCATATAATTGGGAGAGGAGGGTATGGAAATGTGTATAAGGGCGTTTTGCCTGATGGCTCTGAAGTTGCATTGAAGAGGTTCAAGAACTGCTCTGCAGCAGGGGATGCTAGTTTCACTCATGAAGTCGAGGTAATCGCGAGTGTCAGACATGTAAATTTGGTTGCTTTGAGAGGATATTGCACGGCCACTACGCATCTGGAGGGTCATCAGAGGATAATTGTGTGTGATCTGATGAAGAATGGGAGTGTTCATGATCATTTGTTTGGGTTGGTGGAGAACAAGTTGAGTTGGCCTATACGCCAGAGGATTGCCCTTGGGACGGCTAGGGGGCTCGCTTATCTGCATTCTGGTGCACAGCCCTCGATTATTCATAGGGATATTAAGGCGAGTAACATTCTGTTGGACGACAAGTTTGAGCCTAAGGTGGCGGATTTTGGATTGGCGAAGTTCACACCAGAGGGGATGACACACTTGAGCACTAGAGTTGCAGGGACAATGGGATATGTGGCACCTGAGTATGCGTTGTATGGACAGTTGACGGAGAGGAGTGATGTTTATAGCTTTGGAGTGGTGCTGCTTGAGCTTTTGAGTGGGAAGAAAGCACTCATTGCGGTGAATGATGGACAGCCGACTCTAGTGACTGACTGGGCCTGGTCTTTGGTTCGGAAAGGGAGAGCTTTGGATGTAGTGGAAGAGGATATGCCGGAATTGGGCCCTCCGGAGCTTGTGGAGAAGTATGTGTTGGTGGCTGTTCTGTGTTCGCACCCTCAACTATATGCTAGGCCGACAATGGATCAGGTTGTGAAGATGTTGGATACAGACGTGGCCATCCCTTCAATACCTGAAAGGCCGATTTCTCTCATTGCGAATCTTGATGACATCGAGAGGTCTGTGAGTAGTAGTGGTTCTGGTACTCTGTCGACGCCTGCTGGGTATCAAACTTACACTTATGAGCACGAGGAGGAGAAGGAAGATGAGAACCAAAGTGGTAGGTAG
- the LOC125188917 gene encoding sugar transporter ERD6-like 7, translated as MAGKQDVERGGEESRAPLLTAANEGQPSKKSSNEDRFMVYLSTFVAVSGSYAFGSCIGYSSPTQFAIRRDINLSLAEYSLFGSILNFGAIIGAITCGQMADKVGRKGAMIVSSGFCTMGWLSIYIAEDALLLDIGRLATGYGMGVFSYVVPVFISEIAPKDLRGALTTLHQLMIVTGVSVSFIVGTLVTWRDLALVGIVPCAALLVGLSVIPESPRWLARQGKQREFEASLRRLRGKNADVSEEAAEIQDNIETLERLPKARLLDLFQRRYQSSLMIAVGLMVFQQLGGINGVSFYTSSIFEAAGFPSDVGTMIYAVLQVIITAVAATFMDKAGRKPLLVISGSGLILGSLLIGSSFYVKEHGLASDAAPALALSGVMVYIGSFSVGMGAIPWVVMSEIFPLNIKGAAGSFATLVNWSGSWACSYTFNFLMSWSTYGSFMLFAAVNALAVVFVIKVVPETKGRTLEQIQAEISST; from the exons ATGGCTGGTAAGCAAGACGTTGAGAGAGGCGGAGAAGAGAGTAGAGCTCCACTTCTCACAGCAGCAAATGAGGGGCAGCCCTCCAAAAAGAGCAGCAATGAGGATAGATTCATGGTCTATCTCAGCACATTTGTTGCAGTTTCTGGCTCTTACGCCTTCGGATCTTGT ATAGGGTATTCGTCACCCACACAATTTGCTATCAGAAGAGATATCAACTTGTCCTTAGCTGAG TACTCATTGTTTGGCTCCATCTTGAATTTTGGAGCAATTATTGGTGCAATCACATGCGGCCAAATGGCAGATAAAGTAGGCCGTAAAGGG GCAATGATAGTATCAAGTGGATTCTGTACGATGGGGTGGCTATCGATTTACATTGCCGAG GATGCCCTGCTTCTAGACATTGGAAGATTGGCAACTGGATATGGGATGGGAGTCTTTTCTTATGTG GTTCCAGTCTTCATATCCGAGATCGCCCCCAAGGATTTGAGAGGAGCTTTGACAACACTACACCAG CTTATGATTGTTACTGGGGTGTCTGTATCCTTCATCGTAGGCACGCTTGTAACATGGAGGGATTTAGCATTAGTGG GCATAGTTCCTTGTGCTGCTCTTCTTGTAGGTCTCAGCGTCATCCCTGAGTCCCCAAGATGGCTG GCAAGACAAGGAAAACAAAGGGAGTTTGAGGCGTCTTTACGTAGACTTAGGGGAAAGAATGCTGATGTATCAGAAGAAGCAGCCGAAATTCAG GACAATATAGAAACACTGGAGAGGCTTCCAAAAGCCAGACTGCTAGATTTGTTTCAAAGGCGATATCAGAGTTCACTCATG ATAGCAGTAGGGCTAATGGTGTTCCAACAGCTTGGAGGAATCAATGGGGTCAGTTTCTACACCAGCAGTATCTTTGAGGCCGCGG GATTCCCGTCTGATGTTGGAACCATGATCTACGCGGTTCTTCAG GTGATAATCACCGCGGTAGCTGCTACGTTTATGGATAAAGCAGGAAGAAAACCTCTTCTAGTG ATTTCTGGTTCAGGACTTATCCTAGGTAGTCTGTTGATAGGAAGCTCATTCTATGTGAAG GAGCATGGACTAGCATCTGATGCAGCTCCAGCACTAGCTTTGAGTGGTGTCATG GTGTACATAGGGTCTTTCTCAGTTGGAATGGGAGCAATTCCATGGGTGGTGATGTCTGAG ATATTCCCACTAAACATCAAAGGAGCTGCAGGAAGCTTTGCCACACTAGTGAACTGGTCTGGTTCATGGGCTTGTTCCTACACTTTCAATTTCCTCATGAGCTGGAGTACTTATG GATCATTCATGCTTTTTGCTGCAGTGAATGCACTTGCAGTTGTGTTTGTGATCAAGGTAGTGCCTGAAACCAAAGGGAGAACCCTGGAGCAGATACAAGCAGAAATAAGCTCTACATAG
- the LOC125188916 gene encoding sugar transporter ERD6-like 7: protein MAGKQDVERGENCDGVEIRAPLIAAPKEEKHSKKDDRCMVYLSTFVAVCGSYAFGSCAGYSSPTQFAIREDVNLSLAEYSLFGSILTFGAMIGAITSGKIADYIGRKGAMIVSSGFCTAGWLSIYFAESALLLDIGRLATGYGMGVFSYVVPVFIAEISPKDLRGALTTINQLMVCTGVSVSFIIGTLLAWRTLALVGIVPCAVLLVGLSIIPESPRWLAKQGKQKEFESSLHRLRGKDADVSAEAAEIQDYIETLERLPKAKLLDLFQKRYLRSVTIGVGLMVCQQFGGINGVCFYTSSIFESAGFPADLGTIIYAILQVIITALGAAFIDRAGRKPLLVISGSGLVLGCLLTGSSFFVKEYGIAPGAAPALAVSGILVYIGAFSAGMGAVPWVVMSEIFPINIKGVAGSLATLVNWFGAWACSYTFNFLMSWSSYGTFILYGSVNALAIVFVIKVVPETKGRTLEQIQAAINSS, encoded by the exons ATGGCTGGTAAGCAAGATGTGGAGAGAGGCGAAAACTGCGATGGAGTAGAGATTAGAGCTCCACTTATTGCAGCACCAAAGGAGGAGAAGCACTCCAAAAAGGATGATAGATGCATGGTGTATCTCAGCACATTTGTTGCAGTTTGTGGCTCTTACGCCTTCGGATCTTGC GCAGGGTATTCATCTCCTACTCAGTTTGCTATCAGAGAAGATGTCAACTTATCCTTAGCTGAG TACTCATTGTTTGGCTCCATACTGACTTTTGGAGCGATGATTGGGGCAATCACAAGTGGCAAAATCGCAGATTACATAGGCCGTAAAGGG GCAATGATAGTATCAAGTGGATTCTGTACAGCAGGGTGGCTTTCGATCTACTTTGCTGAG AGTGCCCTGCTTCTTGACATTGGGAGACTGGCAACTGGATATGGGATGGGAGTCTTTTCATATGTG GTTCCGGTGTTCATAGCTGAGATCTCCCCAAAGGATTTAAGAGGAGCTTTGACAACCATAAATCAG CTTATGGTTTGTACCGGAGTATCTGTATCCTTCATCATAGGCACATTGCTGGCATGGAGGACTCTAGCATTAGTAG GCATAGTTCCTTGTGCTGTTCTGCTTGTAGGTCTCAGCATCATCCCAGAGTCTCCGAGATGGCTG GCAAAGCAAGGAAAGCAGAAGGAGTTTGAGTCGTCACTGCATAGGCTTAGGGGAAAGGATGCTGATGTATCAGCAGAGGCAGCAGAAATCCAA GACTATATAGAGACATTGGAGAGGCTTCCAAAAGCCAAACTGCTAGATTTGTTTCAAAAGCGATATTTGAGATCAGTCACG ATAGGAGTAGGACTAATGGTGTGCCAACAGTTTGGAGGAATCAATGGAGTCTGTTTCTACACAAGCAGTATCTTCGAGTCTGCAG GATTCCCAGCTGACCTTGGAACTATAATCTACGCGATTCTTCAGGTGATAATCACAGCACTAGGCGCTGCTTTCATCGATAGAGCAGGAAGAAAACCTCTTCTAGTG ATTTCGGGATCAGGACTGGTCCTAGGCTGTCTGCTGACAGGGAGCTCATTCTTTGTCAAG GAGTATGGAATAGCACCCGGTGCAGCTCCAGCGCTAGCTGTGAGTGGCATATTG GTTTACATAGGAGCATTCTCAGCTGGAATGGGAGCAGTTCCATGGGTGGTGATGTCTGAG ATATTCCCTATAAACATCAAAGGAGTTGCAGGAAGCCTTGCCACACTGGTGAACTGGTTTGGTGCTTGGGCTTGTTCTTACACTTTCAACTTCCTCATGAGCTGGAGCTCCTATG GAACATTCATTCTTTATGGAAGTGTGAATGCACTTGCAATTGTGTTTGTGATAAAGGTGGTGCCTGAGACCAAGGGGAGAACTCTTGAGCAGATACAAGCAGCAATCAACTCATCATAG
- the LOC125188918 gene encoding sugar transporter ERD6-like 7, which translates to MIHMSKLLECCFAEGSSVNKKKAMAGKQDVERGENCEGEEIRAPLIAAPKEEKHSKKDDRCMVYLSTFVAVCGSYAFGSCAGYSSPTQFAIREDVNLSLAEYSLFGSILTFGAMIGAITSGKIADYIGRKGAMIVSSGFCAAGWLSIYFAESALLLDIGRLATGYGMGVFSYVVPVFIAEIAPKDLRGALTTINQLMICTGVSVSFIIGTLLTWRTLALVGIVPCAVLLVGLSIIPESPRWLAKQGKQKEFESSLRRLRGKDADVSAEAAEIQDYIETLERLPKAKLLDLFQKRYLRSVTIGVGLMVCQQFGGINGVCFYTSSIFESAGFPADLGTIIYAILQVIITALGAAFIDRAGRKPLLVVSISFSCS; encoded by the exons ATGATCCACATGTCCAAGTTGCTTGAATGCTGTTTTGCTGAGGGCAGTTCTGTCAACAAA AAGAAGGCCATGGCTGGTAAGCAAGATGTGGAGAGAGGCGAAAACTGTGAGGGAGAAGAGATTAGAGCTCCACTTATTGCAGCACCAAAGGAGGAGAAGCACTCCAAAAAGGATGATAGATGCATGGTGTATCTCAGCACATTTGTTGCAGTTTGTGGCTCTTACGCCTTCGGATCTTGC GCAGGGTATTCATCTCCTACTCAGTTTGCTATCAGAGAAGATGTCAACTTATCCTTAGCTGAG TACTCATTGTTTGGCTCCATACTGACTTTTGGAGCGATGATTGGGGCAATCACAAGTGGCAAAATCGCAGATTACATAGGCCGTAAAGGG GCAATGATAGTATCAAGTGGATTCTGTGCAGCAGGGTGGCTTTCGATCTACTTTGCCGAG AGTGCTCTGCTTCTTGACATTGGGAGACTGGCAACTGGATATGGGATGGGAGTCTTTTCTTATGTG GTTCCGGTGTTCATAGCTGAGATCGCCCCAAAGGATTTAAGAGGAGCTTTGACAACCATAAATCAG CTTATGATATGCACTGGAGTATCTGTATCCTTCATCATAGGCACATTGCTGACATGGAGGACTCTAGCATTAGTAg GCATAGTTCCTTGTGCTGTTCTGTTAGTAGGTCTCAGCATCATCCCAGAGTCTCCGAGATGGCTG GCAAAGCAAGGAAAACAGAAGGAGTTTGAGTCATCACTGCGTAGGCTTAGGGGAAAGGATGCTGATGTATCAGCAGAGGCAGCAGAAATCCAA GACTACATAGAGACACTGGAGAGGCTTCCAAAAGCCAAACTGCTAGATTTGTTTCAAAAGCGATATTTGAGATCAGTCACG ATAGGAGTAGGACTAATGGTGTGCCAACAGTTTGGAGGAATCAATGGAGTCTGTTTCTACACAAGCAGTATCTTCGAGTCTGCAG GATTCCCAGCTGACCTTGGAACTATAATCTACGCGATTCTTCAGGTGATAATCACAGCACTAGGCGCTGCTTTCATCGATAGAGCAGGAAGAAAACCTCTTCTAGTGGTAAGTATCAGTTTTAGCTGTTCATAA
- the LOC125186321 gene encoding uncharacterized protein LOC125186321: MLKVFNKKLRRLCSRLGWPRRRTRRSRPKIVVKKLGKSTSRAPPDSAIHPSSEFGAAKPIRFVTFNAALFSMAPAVTTPEPDQFIASKSLKGILKQSPLHPAAAAQDRQQRFARSRLRVSINLPDNEISLKRSGQLSFDGKTSGRGRAVAEVLKELNADVVALQDVKAEEEKGMSPLSDLAEALGMKYVFAESWAPEFGNAILSRWPINRWKAHRIFDDTDFRNVLKATIDVPQVGEINVFCTLLDHLDESWRMKQMNAIIQSTSVPHILAGGLNSLDETDYSQDRWTDIVKYYEEMGKPTPKVEVMKHLKSREYTDAKDYAGECESVVMIAKGQSVQGTCKYGTRVDYILSSADAPYKFVPGSYSVVSSKGTSDHHIVKVDVIKVGSSGAEQKARLQQRRPTLKFTHSSSPSKAVWKMHS, encoded by the exons ATGCTCAAGGTATTCAATAAGAAGCTCCGCCGCCTCTGCTCCCGACTGGGGTGGCCCCGGCGCCGCACCCGCCGCTCCCGCCCCAAGATCGTCGTGAAGAAGCTCGGCAAATCCACCTCCAGAGCTCCCCCCGATTCCGCCATCCACCCCAGCTCGGAATTCGGCGCCGCCAAGCCGATTAGGTTCGTCACATTCAATGCTGCCCTCTTCTCCATGGCACCAGCTGTCACCACACCAGAACCAGATCAATTTATCGCCTCAAAATCACTCAAAGGCATCCTGAAACAGTCTCCCCTGCATCCCGCCGCCGCTGCCCAGGACAGGCAGCAGAGGTTCGCGAGGTCGAGGCTGAGGGTCTCGATAAACCTCCCCGATAATGAAATATCGCTCAAGAGGAGCGGGCAGCTGAGCTTCGACGGGAAGACCAGCGGCAGGGGAAGAGCGGTGGCGGAGGTGCTCAAGGAGCTGAATGCGGATGTGGTGGCGCTGCAGGATGTCAaggcggaggaggagaagggCATGAGCCCGCTCTCCGATTTGGCTGAGGCTCTGGGGATGAAGTATGTCTTTGCTGAGAGCTGGGCGCCCGAGTTCGGCAACGCCATCCTCTCCCGCTGGCCGATCAACCGCTGGAAGGCCCACCGGATCTTCGATGACACCGATTTCAg GAATGTACTGAAAGCCACAATTGATGTGCCACAAGTAGGCGAGATCAACGTGTTCTGCACACTCCTCGACCACCTAGACGAGAGCTGGAGGATGAAGCAAATGAACGCCATCATCCAGTCGACCAGCGTGCCACACATTCTAGCCGGAGGCCTAAACTCCCTAGACGAAACCGACTACTCCCAAGATAGATGGACAGATATTGTCAAG TACTACGAGGAAATGGGGAAACCAACGCCCAAAGTCGAGGTGATGAAGCATCTAAAGAGTCGAGAATACACGGATGCTAAGGATTATGCAGGGGAGTGTGAGTCTGTGGTGATGATAGCCAAAGGGCAGA GTGTGCAAGGGACGTGCAAGTATGGGACGCGAGTGGACTACATATTATCATCAGCAGACGCACCTTACAAGTTCGTCCCAGGCTCATACTCGGTGGTCTCATCAAAAGGGACTTCTGATCACCACATTGTGAAAGTTGATGTGATCAAAGTAGGCAGCAGCGGTGCTGAGCAGAAGGCACGGCTGCAGCAGAGGAGGCCGACTCTCAAGTTTACACATTCTTCGTCTCCATCAAAGGCTGTGTGGAAGATGCATTCATGA